AACAATTtcagaccagcagcagcagctagAATGGGAATTCATTAGAAATGTAAGTTTTGGCCCTACCCCATTAGTACTGAAGTAGAAACTCTGAGTGGTGCCCAAGAACTCTTTTAACACActttccagatgattctgatgcatgctaaaCCCTGGGAACCACTGGGAAGTATACAAAAAGGCAAAACCAATCTAAGCTGTTAGAAAGTAGGCTAACATTACCTACCCTTAGGAATGTAGTGACAGGCCAGGGGCACAAAGGAGGCTTCCTGGACGTTGATAATACTTGGTTGCTTGATCTGGGTGCTGGGTTCATAAATTTGTTCAGTTTGGGAGCATCCCACAAGCTGGGTATTTACGATATGTGAATTTTTCTGTGTATATGTTATATTTtcaatacagaattttaaaaagtgaactgcTCTGGTTGAAGGCAtgagagggcagggagagggaagtCTAGGAGCCCATCCATAGCTCTGTCCTTACCCCACATGCAGCCCTGAGGGATTTCCAAGGGAACCTAAAGTCCCTTATAGTACAGCTTGAAATCATCAATCTATCCCAACAGAGTCAGTGACTTGTTGAAAAGTCCCACAGAACCAGCACCAGAACCCAGATCTCCTGACTCCCATGCCAGGGCTCTGGACATGGTACCTTTGCTGAAGGGCCGATATCATGAGTGAGGACAGAGGCAGCTCCTCAGCTTCCtcacccttccccttccctcaacTTGGGTCTTGGGAAAAGGGCCAAGACTGGTGTGAATGATGCTTTTCTCATCCTGGAGCAACTTCCTTTCTGGGAACTGGGTGTCTCCTTCTGGGCAAAGACAATAAAATTTATCCAAGGGGCCTGAGAAGCACTGGCCCTCCTACCCCCACCCGGATGGGCATCACGTGGCTCCTGGGTTAACAGTCCAGGAAAATCCCAGCCCTTGCTTGCTCAGCCTGCCACATCCATCTACTCACCCACCCTGACATAATCAGCTTCCCTCACCCACCTTGAACACTCACTATTGCACACTCCCTTGCACACTCTTTCACCCTCGGCTTCTGCCACCTCTCCCTGGGCAATACTGCCCACCTTTCTCTAATCCCAGAGCTTCAGTCTTGCCCGGTCACTCACTCCAAACCCACCATGTCACTGGGGCCACTGAAATTCCAGGCAATGGGTGAAGAagatgaggatgcggagaaagcaAGCCTGGATTGTGTGAAGGCCCTGACAGTCAAGCTGCAGCTGCAGACACGGCGGCCCTCATATCTGGAGTGGACAGCCCGCGTGCAGAGTGAGGCCTGGCGCAGGACCCAAGCCAGACCTGGGCCTGGGGGACCTGGGGCAATCTGTGGCTTCGACTCAATGGACTCTGCCCTTGAGTGGCTCCGGAGAGAGCTGGTGAGTCTGGTGATGCAGTCAGCCTTGAAGAAGACCTTGGGGCCAGTCCCCCTTACTGGGCAAGAcatgggtgtggggaggggataAGAATGGATCCCATCTGCAGCAActgctcccactcctgtggctTTTCCTAAGACTGAAGAGCCAGGAATGGACTTTTCCAGTGTTTTATTCAGGGAGTCTTGCTGAGAAGGATTCCAATCAACCTGCTGATCTTAGGCTTCTGGCTCGGGACAGAACCTTGCCCTTAGGGGACATCAGTTATAGTTGGGGAAGGCATGGCCTCCCCTAGAATTGCTATACCCCAAAGATACAGTGAAGTATAAAAGGAGGCACTGATCACACTATAGGCAGAATCTGAAGAGGCAAGTGTTAAATAGGTGGCTTTTAACCCA
The sequence above is a segment of the Manis pentadactyla isolate mManPen7 chromosome 4, mManPen7.hap1, whole genome shotgun sequence genome. Coding sequences within it:
- the FAM167B gene encoding protein FAM167B encodes the protein MSLGPLKFQAMGEEDEDAEKASLDCVKALTVKLQLQTRRPSYLEWTARVQSEAWRRTQARPGPGGPGAICGFDSMDSALEWLRRELREMQAQDRQLAGQLLQLRTQLNRLKVDQACHLHQELLDEAELELELEPGAGLVLAQPLRHLGLTRMNISARRFTLC